GACGACGGGAAAGAGATAAAGATCGGTACACCTTTTGTAAAGGGATTTTCCGTTCAAGCGACAGCAGTCGAGCACGGCCGGACAGGAAAGATTCCCGTTTTCAAGAAAAAACGCCGCAAGGGTTACAGAGTGAAGAACACACATCGACAAGAGTTCTCAATCGTACGCGTAGATGATATCAGGAAGAAAGCGGCATCAAAGGCGAAGCCGGCCGCGGCAAAGAAGAAATCAGCAGTCAAGAAAGAAAAAGCACCCGCAGGAGAGTAAAGAATGGCGCACAAGAAAGGCATGGGCAGCTCTAAGAATGGACGCGACAGCAATTCAAAACGTCTGGGTATCAAAGCGACCGACGGCCAGTTTGTGACAGCCGGTTCCATCATTATCCGACAGCGGGGGACAAGGATTCATCCAGGCATTAATGTCGGCATAGGCGGCGACGACACACTTTTTGCCAAAGCAGATGGCGTTGTTAAGTTCGGGCACAAAGGGAGAAACAAAAAAACAGTCAGTATTTTTGCATAAAGTCGTCAGTTAAGATTTAATCCCGCACCAGAGAGGAGCAGACCCTCCACCCACCCTCATGCTTCTCAAATAAATGGGCGGGATTTCTTTTTCAGCACAGATACCTCTTCTATATTGACCCTTATGGGGTTAAATTTAGTGTGAGTTGCTCCCAGAAGTGACCTATCTACTGTAACATATTGATAATCTAGATTGTTATGAATCTCAACAGAATAAATCTCATTTTAATGAAAGGAGACTGATTGTGGCTAGAAAAAAAATAGCACTCGTTGGTGGTGGTCAGATCGGCGGTATCCTCGCCCTCATTGCTACCCAGAAGGAGCTGGGCGATGTTGTGATTATAGACATCCCGGAAGTTGAGGGGACAGTTAAGGGGAAAGCCTTGGACATCATGCAAGCACGGCCCCACGATGGGTACGATGTAAACCTGGAAGGCACAAGCGACTATTCGAATCTCGAAGGAGCGGATGTCATTATTATCACAGCAGGTGTGCCGAGGAAGCCTGGCATGACACGGGAAGATCTGCTTGACGTTAACCTGAAAATCATTACCCGTGTCGCAAATAATGCAAAAAAGTACGCTCCTGATGCATTCGTCATCGTTGTGTCAAATCCGCTCGACGCTATCGTATACTCATTTTACAAAGTGAGCGGTTTCCCCAAGAACCGTGTGGTGGGGATGGCTGGCGCTCTTGATAATGCCCGCTTTCGTACCTTCATCGCCATGGAGACCGGGCTCTCCGTGCAGGATGTATCGTGCGTCGTCATGGGCGGTCACGGCCCCACGATGATACCTCTGACCCGTCTTGCCACTGTAGGTGGTGTCCCCCTTATAGACCTGCTCCCCCAGGAGAAGATTGATTCGATTGTTAAACGGGTCCAACAGGCGGGGACAGAACTGGTGAAGCTCTATGGCAACGGCAGCGCTTTCTTTAGTCCTTCGGCAGCCATTATGGAGATGACAGAAGCTTACCTGAGAGATAAAAAGCGTGTTATTCCATCTGCTGCCCTCTGTGAAGGAGAATACGGGATTGAAGGTTACTTCATTGGAGTCCCGGCGGTCATAGGAGCCGGCGGAATTGAGAAGATTCTGGAGGTCGACCTTTCTAAGGAAGAGAAACGGATGCTCGGGGAGACCATGGAAGTAGTCAAGAATACGGTGGCTGAAACAGGTCTGTAGTCTTCTACGACATTGGACAGTATAAGGTGCGATTATCTATCTTCCGCAATCTGCGATAGATCGGTCTCTTAGCACTTAAGTTATACCTTTATTAGCCACGGCTGTCTCACACCCTTCAGTTCTTTTGACTTTCCTTGCATTCCCTTAACTTTCCCGTTGAGGGAAAAACAGTCGTTCCCTAACAGTGAGAAAACTCTATGCGGGCAGAACAACTTTTTGATTTCCTCAGGGTCTAACAGATTGTGACCTCGCCAGTTAATGTATCGCGAAACAGTCAATACGGTCTTCAATCTCAAGCGTAAAATGACGAAACATCGGCACACCGATCCCTTGGAAGACAATAGTGATGACTCTATTGAAAGGATTCCTGCTGCCGGAGACGAACGGTATGAAAGTTCACAGGAAGTACAGGAAACTATCGTGAAAGCAGTTGGCTCTCTGCCGTAGCGTCAGCGGACAGTGCTCGTCCTTAAACATATGGAGAGCGTGAAGATAAAAGATATCGCAGCACTGGCTCGGCTGCACAGAGGGGACTGTCAAGAAGTACCTCTTTAGAGCGGTAGAGAAACTGCACAATGAACTGGGAGAGTATCATTATGCCTGAAAAACTGTCACTTTACTTGAGGGAACAGGCGGTGTTCTACATTTTGAACACACTTTCTCATAAGGAAGAGGACTCTATCAAGGGAGCTATGGCGGATTCTGCCGAGTTGCGCAGCTACGTGGAGGAAGTTCGGAAGACCGTGGATGCCGCCGATCTGATCCCTGGGAAGGAGCCATCAAAGTCGTTCCTCGAGGCACAGCGCCTGCTCCTCCGCGGCCAAATCGATGAGAGACTTGAGTAGTGGTTTACCGCGGTACCAGAGTGTTATTCCTCATCGCCATTCTCTTTCCCTTAAGTGGACAGGAAATCAGAAGGGAAGCGTTCAACCGATACGTGGCGACTTCCAGCTACACTTTTGATGCCGCTGGCCCCGGACAACTGATCATCGATAACGTGCGCGGCGACATTACTATCACGGGCACTTCAGCCATGAGGGCCGAGATTTCTGAAATCATCACCATCCGAACTAAGTCCGAAGAGCGGGCAAGGAAAATAGCAGACGATGTGAAAGCAACCGTAAGACAGACTTCGGGTGAGGGCGCGTCACTATCGATCAAGATTACAGGAAGGGACCGCCGAACCCGGTCACTCTCATTTGATTATGTTGCCACCCTCCCTGAAATCTTTTCTGTGCAGGCGAGAACGAGGAGCGGCGATATCACGGTGGAAAATTTACAGGGAGAGATAGACATTTCTACTTCTGGCGGAGATCTGGAACTGACCCATCTTTCCGGAAAGATTTTCGGCAAAACATCCGGCGGTGATATCGACTGTGAAGATTTAGGCGGAAGGATCGTCGTCGTCACGTCAGGCGGTTTTATCGATATGGCAGAAATTAGCGGTGAACTGAACGCTACCACATCGGGAGGTGACATATCTGTTGAGAATACTCAAGGCGCCGTTCTCGTCTCAACGTCCGGGGGCGACATCGATCTGGCCGATCTTGTAGGGCGGGAAATTTCCGCCACAACATCCGGCGGTGATATCACAGCGACCGATCTGACTGCCAACACGACGATCGACCTTCACACGTCCGGCGGCAATGTTGAAATGGAACAGATAGACGGCGACATAGAAGCGTCAACCTCCGGAGGCGACATCGATATGAAGGAGATAAGAGGCGCCGTGAAGGTCTGGACGTCAGGAGGATCGGTAAGGGCAGAGCGAATACTGGGAGCGCTCGATGCCAGAACATCCGCAGGCGATATTATTGTGAAAAAGGTGTGGGAGCGTGAATTGGACGATCACGAGATCGATCTGAAAACGTCGGCCGGGGAAATAGACTTGACTCTGCCACGAGACTTTTCCGCCTCCTTCTCACTACGTACAATTTCCCCAAGTGGTAAACCGGGCAACGCTATCGTGAGCGATTTCCCGCTTGAAATCACGGCATCCAAAAGTGTCGCCAGAGCCAGTGGCACAAACGGAAACGGAGCGTTTGATGTGCGGTTGGAGACGTCCGTTGGCGGTATCACCATTTCAAGGCAGGAGAACAGGTGAATAAGATCATCCGGTTTTTTTCTCTGACACTCCTGATCATATCGCGAACAGCGGGACAAGAGGTTGACACCACGTCAACTGACTCGGTGGCTATGGAGGCCATCGAACCGATTGACCAGTTCCACACAGCATCGGAGGAGACAAAATTCTTCGGTGACTACACTATCGGCCTGGGAGAGAAATCGTATGACAACATACGAATCTTTGCAGGAGATCTATTTGTTGCCGGCACCGTGGAGGGACAAATCGTCGTGGTGGGTGGTGATGTTATGTTGGAATCGACGGCAGTGGTCAACGGTAGAATTGTTACCATCGGAGGAACCATCCACAAAAAGGATGGTGCCGTTGTCACAGGGAAGGTGGTGGAGGCTAACATCAGGGAGGGGATCAATATTTCCGAGGAACCTCTGAAGGGAGACGAAAAATCCG
This is a stretch of genomic DNA from Candidatus Neomarinimicrobiota bacterium. It encodes these proteins:
- the rplU gene encoding 50S ribosomal protein L21 encodes the protein MYAIVNIAGEQFKVRKGDELRVPRTALDPGKKIVYDEVLFVDDGKEIKIGTPFVKGFSVQATAVEHGRTGKIPVFKKKRRKGYRVKNTHRQEFSIVRVDDIRKKAASKAKPAAAKKKSAVKKEKAPAGE
- a CDS encoding DUF4097 family beta strand repeat-containing protein; translated protein: MVYRGTRVLFLIAILFPLSGQEIRREAFNRYVATSSYTFDAAGPGQLIIDNVRGDITITGTSAMRAEISEIITIRTKSEERARKIADDVKATVRQTSGEGASLSIKITGRDRRTRSLSFDYVATLPEIFSVQARTRSGDITVENLQGEIDISTSGGDLELTHLSGKIFGKTSGGDIDCEDLGGRIVVVTSGGFIDMAEISGELNATTSGGDISVENTQGAVLVSTSGGDIDLADLVGREISATTSGGDITATDLTANTTIDLHTSGGNVEMEQIDGDIEASTSGGDIDMKEIRGAVKVWTSGGSVRAERILGALDARTSAGDIIVKKVWERELDDHEIDLKTSAGEIDLTLPRDFSASFSLRTISPSGKPGNAIVSDFPLEITASKSVARASGTNGNGAFDVRLETSVGGITISRQENR
- the mdh gene encoding malate dehydrogenase, coding for MVARKKIALVGGGQIGGILALIATQKELGDVVIIDIPEVEGTVKGKALDIMQARPHDGYDVNLEGTSDYSNLEGADVIIITAGVPRKPGMTREDLLDVNLKIITRVANNAKKYAPDAFVIVVSNPLDAIVYSFYKVSGFPKNRVVGMAGALDNARFRTFIAMETGLSVQDVSCVVMGGHGPTMIPLTRLATVGGVPLIDLLPQEKIDSIVKRVQQAGTELVKLYGNGSAFFSPSAAIMEMTEAYLRDKKRVIPSAALCEGEYGIEGYFIGVPAVIGAGGIEKILEVDLSKEEKRMLGETMEVVKNTVAETGL
- the rpmA gene encoding 50S ribosomal protein L27; its protein translation is MAHKKGMGSSKNGRDSNSKRLGIKATDGQFVTAGSIIIRQRGTRIHPGINVGIGGDDTLFAKADGVVKFGHKGRNKKTVSIFA